A single region of the Capra hircus breed San Clemente chromosome 14, ASM170441v1, whole genome shotgun sequence genome encodes:
- the CA3 gene encoding carbonic anhydrase 3, with the protein MAKEWGYADHNGPDHWHELYPIAKGENQSPIELNTKEISHDPSLKPWTASYDPGSAKTILNNGKTCRVVFDDTYDRSMLRGGPLAAPYRLRQFHLHWGSSDDHGSEHSVDGVKYAAELHLVHWNSKYNSYATALKHPDGIAVIGVFLKIGREKGEFQLFLDALDKIKTKGKEAPFNNFNPSCLFPACRDYWTYHGSFTTPPCEECIVWLLLKEPITVSSDQIAKLRTLYSSAENEPPVPLVRNWRPPQPIKGRIVKASFK; encoded by the exons ATGGCCAAGGAGTGGGGCTACGCCGACCACAACG GTCCTGACCATTGGCATGAACTTTACCCGATTGCCAAGGGAGAGAACCAGTCTCCCATTGAACTGAACACTAAAGAGATCAGCCACGACCCTTCCCTGAAGCCATGGACAGCATCCTATGACCCAGGCTCTGCCAAAACCATCCTGAATAATGGGAAGACCTGCAGAGTTGTGTTTGACGATACTTATGACAGGTCAA TGCTGAGAGGTGGTCCCCTCGCTGCGCCCTACCGGCTCCGCCAGTTTCACCTCCACTGGGGCTCCTCTGACGATCACGGCTCGGAGCACAGCGTGGATGGAGTCAAGTACGCAGCAGAG CTTCATTTGGTTCACTGGAATTCAAAGTATAACAGTTATGCAACTGCTCTGAAGCATCCCGATGGTATAGCTGTAATTGGTGTTTTCCTGAAG atAGGACGTGAGAAAGGCGAGTTCCAGCTGTTCCTTGATGCACTGGACAAAATTAAGACGAAG GGCAAGGAGGCGCCCTTCAACAACTTCAACCCGTCCTGCCTGTTCCCCGCCTGCCGGGACTACTGGACCTACCACGGGTCCTTCACCACGCCACCCTGCGAGGAGTGCATCGTGTGGCTGCTGCTGAAGGAGCCCATCACGGTCAGCTCCGACCAG ATAGCCAAGCTGCGCACCCTGTACTCCAGCGCGGAGAACGAGCCCCCGGTGCCCCTGGTGAGGAACTGGCGCCCCCCGCAGCCCATCAAGGGCAGGATCGTGAAGGCCTCCTTCAAGTGA